Proteins encoded by one window of Lycium barbarum isolate Lr01 chromosome 11, ASM1917538v2, whole genome shotgun sequence:
- the LOC132618728 gene encoding transcription factor bHLH118-like: MDDFEFDIDQLDQLLDFISSSPPPPPSTTLQEQDSSISLQTQSSNDLVTISHKPKEKPIITNINTDDQSQDAARNPPKGKEKKKVIRRDIERQRRRDMAKLYQRLRLLIPSKYLMGKRSISDHLEEIVDYVKDLRKNIEDLERKRDSLKNICSSDHLAPSSSSMKLSDHDINNGNDDDDTIRVKSCNEGVEISVKGGLPLSKVLKVLMKEGLIVNCCVSSTVNQKLLHIIQSKVKTREDIDLARLRHKLMSLS; this comes from the exons ATGGATGATTTTGAATTTGACATCGACCAATTAGATCAGCTATTGGACTTTATTTCTTCTTCTCCACCTCCTCCTCCTTCAACTACTCTTCAAGAGCAAGATTCATCAATTTCATTACAAACACAAAGCTCTAATGATCTTGTTACAATTAGTCATAAGCCTAAAGAGAAACCAATTATCACCAATATTAATACTGATGATCAAAGTCAAGATGCTGCTAGAAACCCACCCAAAgggaaagagaagaaaaaagTCATACGAAGAGACATTGAAAGGCAAAGAAGGCGAGATATGGCTAAGCTTTATCAGCGTTTGCGCCTACTTATTCCTTCTAAGTATCTCATG GGAAAGAGATCCATATCTGATCATCTAGAAGAGATAGTGGACTATGTAAAAGACTTGAGGAAGAACATAGAGGACTTGGAAAGAAAGAGAGACAGTTTGAAAAATATTTGTAGCTCTGATCACTTGGCACCATCTTCTTCCTCCATGAAGTTAAGTGATCATGATATTAAtaatggcaatgatgatgatgatacaatAAGAGTGAAATCATGCAATGAAGGAGTGGAAATTTCAGTAAAAGGAGGGCTCCCTCTATCAAAAGTGCTTAAGGTTCTTATGAAAGAAGGGCTTATTGTTAATTGTTGTGTTTCCTCCACAGTTAATCAAAAGCTTCTTCACATTATTCAATCTAAG